From a single Natronorubrum tibetense GA33 genomic region:
- a CDS encoding FkbM family methyltransferase, giving the protein MTATRTSAKRVRSVLDDAPQIAQYLGLEARKLGRLLRTGRIGAAVGSVAELATGRNPYYAFRLEDRRYQALSVGDHELVVDTTDAGISRTLLAYGVHEYRSSTVFERELERLAATVDGPVCVLEVGANIGYFSTMEAGILGDRARIHAVEPIPSNVALLEHNLERNGYAHLADVDQLAFGDEQRTVEMELSTHSNQHQVRASSAAADGVSSAADSASSTTTLEDAERETISVEQTTGNRYLTDCDIEPASINVVRFDVEGYESAVLEGLTDVLEAPGPTVVYVELHPLDLSPESKAAVVERFAANGFEVVSAVRTDAAAGVSDARRWHGLECGVETFDDLRRAMAESDHSIELIARK; this is encoded by the coding sequence ATGACTGCGACACGTACGTCCGCGAAACGCGTCCGGTCGGTGCTCGACGACGCACCGCAGATCGCACAGTATCTGGGTCTGGAAGCCCGAAAGCTGGGCCGCCTCCTGCGCACCGGTCGAATCGGTGCGGCCGTCGGCTCGGTGGCAGAACTGGCGACCGGACGAAACCCCTACTATGCGTTCCGACTCGAGGACCGACGCTACCAGGCCCTTTCAGTCGGTGATCACGAGCTGGTCGTCGACACCACCGACGCCGGCATCTCGCGGACGCTGCTCGCCTACGGCGTCCACGAGTACCGCTCGTCGACGGTCTTCGAGCGCGAACTCGAGCGCCTCGCGGCGACCGTCGACGGCCCCGTTTGCGTCCTCGAGGTGGGCGCGAACATCGGCTACTTCAGTACCATGGAAGCCGGAATCCTCGGCGACCGGGCGCGGATCCACGCGGTCGAACCGATTCCGTCGAACGTCGCCCTCCTCGAGCATAATCTCGAGCGTAACGGGTACGCCCACCTCGCGGATGTCGATCAACTCGCCTTCGGCGACGAGCAGCGGACAGTCGAGATGGAGTTGAGTACGCACTCGAACCAACACCAGGTTCGCGCAAGCTCCGCAGCGGCGGACGGCGTTTCGTCGGCAGCGGACAGCGCCTCGTCGACAACGACGCTCGAGGACGCCGAGCGCGAGACGATCTCGGTCGAACAGACCACCGGAAATCGGTATCTCACTGACTGCGACATCGAGCCCGCCTCGATCAACGTCGTCCGGTTCGACGTCGAGGGGTACGAGTCCGCGGTGCTCGAGGGCCTGACCGACGTCCTGGAAGCGCCAGGGCCGACGGTCGTCTACGTCGAACTGCACCCGCTCGATCTCTCGCCGGAATCGAAGGCGGCGGTCGTCGAACGCTTCGCAGCGAACGGGTTCGAGGTCGTCTCGGCGGTTCGGACGGACGCCGCCGCCGGGGTGTCGGACGCGCGACGCTGGCACGGCCTCGAGTGCGGCGTCGAGACCTTCGACGACCTTCGACGGGCGATGGCCGAGAGCGATCACTCGATCGAACTAATCGCACGGAAGTAA
- a CDS encoding leucine--tRNA ligase: protein MTKHYDHAQVQEFWQYVWERDDVYTLAENAEDPTYVLGMFPYTSGTLHMGHVRNYAITDAYARYRRMQGDDVLHPMGWDAFGLPAENAAFERKTDPRSWTEACIRRMREELETMGFGYDWSREITTCEPDYYRWNQWLFKRLYEAGFVEYEAASVNWCPDCETVLAEAQVEEHEVERSETSGRASGEAASREHQRSETSEIAGDEGSSHDHERVCWRCETPVDRRELDQWFFTITDYAEELHDDLEDLEGWPDGVREIQRNWIGRQEGCRITFEVDDYTGGSVDVFSTRPETVYGATYLAVSPGHDLARELAETDDAVAEYVDTVREQDPSEVGFAGVETDATAIHPLTDEELPVYVAGYVLEDVGTGAVMGVPAHNERDHTFAAEHDLPIERVVLPSTPDKRTSLEDGPYTDDGILEHSGEYDGLESEVVRERVVAEHDALTEDVTYRLRDWLISRQRYWGTPIPVVHCEDCGHVLVPDEELPVELPEFVRTTGNPLEAHDSFRKAECPDCGGPARRETDTMDTFVDSSWYFLRFLSPHLEDAPFDTDLADEWLPVDVYVGGEEHAILHLLYTRFFTKALADLDLLDRREPITELKSQGTVLYDGEKMSSSKGNVVAPQEYGAETTRLFVLSAAHPEQDFEWTANNVRGAYDLQQTLYGMATAFVEEGDTRVERLDHDEYIAREIDRTIAAVTEEYDRFRFHRAATEIQELARVLRRYREYDRPHGEVYRRGLLALAALIAPMAPHLGEECWNKLRGDGLVVEADWPEPADDLEEYRRERQLVETTLADVRDIVDTAAIDDPERIELVVAPAWKYEVLRIAADRADDERADGDSGSLVDQVLETDAVAELEVDRETVATFVADLAGRDDRADFEYVLAAADELAILERSSWLVTDEFDADAVVRSAGDDDELAGRARPGKPAIRIR from the coding sequence ATGACGAAACACTACGATCACGCGCAGGTCCAGGAGTTCTGGCAGTACGTCTGGGAGCGCGACGACGTTTACACGTTGGCCGAGAACGCCGAAGACCCGACCTACGTGCTCGGGATGTTTCCGTACACCTCCGGGACGCTCCACATGGGGCACGTTCGAAACTACGCGATCACTGACGCCTACGCTCGGTATCGCCGGATGCAGGGCGACGATGTCCTCCATCCGATGGGGTGGGACGCGTTCGGTCTCCCCGCAGAAAACGCCGCGTTCGAGCGCAAGACCGATCCTCGATCGTGGACCGAGGCGTGTATTCGTCGCATGCGCGAGGAACTCGAGACCATGGGCTTTGGCTACGACTGGTCCCGAGAGATCACCACCTGCGAGCCGGACTACTACCGGTGGAATCAGTGGCTGTTCAAGCGCCTCTACGAGGCGGGCTTCGTCGAGTACGAGGCCGCGTCGGTCAACTGGTGTCCCGACTGCGAGACGGTGCTTGCGGAGGCTCAGGTCGAGGAACACGAGGTCGAACGAAGTGAGACCTCGGGAAGAGCGAGCGGCGAAGCCGCGAGCCGCGAGCACCAACGGAGTGAGACCTCGGAAATAGCGGGCGATGAGGGCTCGAGTCACGACCACGAGCGAGTCTGCTGGCGCTGTGAGACCCCCGTCGACCGGCGCGAACTCGACCAGTGGTTCTTTACGATCACCGACTACGCCGAGGAGCTTCACGACGATCTCGAGGACCTCGAGGGATGGCCCGACGGCGTCCGCGAGATCCAGCGCAACTGGATCGGCCGTCAGGAAGGGTGTCGGATCACGTTCGAAGTCGACGACTACACTGGGGGATCGGTCGACGTCTTCAGCACCCGACCGGAGACGGTCTATGGCGCCACGTATCTCGCCGTCTCGCCGGGCCACGACCTCGCGCGGGAACTCGCCGAGACGGACGACGCCGTCGCGGAGTACGTCGACACGGTTCGCGAACAGGATCCCAGCGAGGTCGGGTTCGCCGGCGTCGAGACGGACGCGACGGCGATCCATCCGCTCACCGACGAGGAACTGCCAGTTTACGTCGCCGGCTACGTCCTCGAGGACGTCGGCACCGGGGCCGTGATGGGCGTCCCCGCACACAACGAGCGCGACCACACGTTCGCCGCGGAGCACGACCTCCCGATCGAACGGGTCGTCCTTCCCAGTACCCCGGACAAACGTACCAGCCTCGAGGACGGCCCCTACACCGACGACGGTATTCTCGAGCACAGCGGCGAGTACGACGGGCTCGAGAGCGAGGTCGTCCGCGAACGGGTCGTCGCCGAGCACGACGCGCTAACAGAAGACGTCACCTACCGCCTGCGCGACTGGCTGATCTCCCGGCAGCGCTACTGGGGGACGCCGATCCCGGTCGTCCACTGCGAGGACTGCGGACACGTCCTCGTGCCCGACGAGGAACTGCCGGTCGAACTGCCCGAGTTTGTCCGGACGACGGGGAACCCGCTCGAGGCCCACGACTCATTCCGCAAAGCGGAGTGTCCCGACTGCGGCGGGCCGGCCCGGCGCGAGACGGACACGATGGACACGTTCGTCGACTCCTCGTGGTACTTCCTGCGATTTCTCTCGCCGCACCTCGAGGACGCCCCCTTCGACACCGATCTGGCCGACGAGTGGCTGCCGGTCGATGTCTATGTCGGCGGCGAGGAACACGCCATTCTCCACCTGCTCTACACGCGATTCTTCACGAAAGCGCTGGCCGATCTGGACCTGCTCGATCGGCGCGAACCGATTACGGAACTCAAGAGTCAGGGGACGGTGTTGTACGACGGCGAGAAGATGTCCAGTTCGAAGGGGAACGTCGTCGCCCCACAGGAGTACGGCGCGGAGACGACGCGGCTGTTCGTTCTCTCGGCGGCCCACCCCGAACAGGACTTCGAGTGGACCGCGAACAACGTCCGCGGCGCCTACGATCTCCAGCAGACGCTGTACGGCATGGCTACCGCGTTCGTCGAGGAGGGCGACACGCGGGTCGAGCGGTTGGATCACGACGAGTACATCGCCCGCGAGATTGACCGAACGATCGCCGCGGTCACCGAGGAGTACGACCGATTCCGGTTTCACCGGGCGGCCACGGAGATCCAGGAACTGGCTCGAGTGCTTCGACGGTACCGCGAGTACGACAGACCACACGGCGAGGTCTACCGCCGCGGGCTGTTGGCACTGGCCGCGCTGATCGCGCCGATGGCACCGCACCTCGGCGAGGAGTGCTGGAACAAACTCCGAGGCGACGGGCTGGTCGTCGAAGCCGATTGGCCCGAACCCGCGGACGACCTTGAGGAGTACCGGCGTGAACGCCAACTCGTCGAGACCACTCTTGCGGACGTTCGGGATATCGTCGATACCGCGGCGATCGACGATCCGGAGCGAATCGAACTCGTCGTCGCTCCGGCGTGGAAGTACGAGGTGCTCCGGATCGCGGCCGACCGCGCCGACGATGAGCGCGCGGACGGCGATTCCGGGTCGCTCGTCGATCAGGTCCTCGAGACCGACGCCGTAGCCGAACTCGAGGTCGACCGCGAAACCGTCGCGACGTTCGTCGCCGATTTGGCCGGCCGCGACGACCGAGCGGATTTCGAGTACGTGCTCGCAGCAGCGGACGAACTGGCGATCTTAGAACGCAGTAGCTGGCTCGTCACCGACGAGTTCGACGCCGATGCTGTCGTCCGCAGTGCGGGCGACGACGACGAACTGGCAGGGCGGGCACGGCCGGGAAAACCCGCGATCCGCATTCGGTAA
- a CDS encoding HalOD1 output domain-containing protein has protein sequence MTEGDGDSVDTSCDRVPSQKVIRAIAAAEGIPPEQLHPPTYESLHTVVDPEALDALFARRSDGAPRPGGEVTFPFCDYDVTIERDGSVVLEERSDVSE, from the coding sequence ATGACGGAGGGGGATGGCGACAGCGTCGATACGTCGTGTGATCGAGTGCCAAGTCAGAAGGTGATAAGAGCGATCGCTGCGGCCGAAGGAATCCCACCCGAGCAGTTGCACCCACCGACGTACGAATCGCTGCACACGGTCGTCGATCCGGAAGCCCTCGACGCGCTCTTTGCGCGCCGCTCCGACGGCGCACCCCGGCCCGGCGGTGAAGTGACGTTTCCGTTCTGTGACTACGACGTGACCATCGAACGAGACGGCTCGGTCGTCCTCGAAGAGCGATCCGACGTATCGGAGTAG
- a CDS encoding J domain-containing protein: MESHYEVLGLSPAADERAVRRAYRTLLKEHHPDQGGSAVRRQRRVRRPLRPSLIRNSKTNTDPILILDNGNRRRETTAPRAADGCHDRPVDRRLRARHRDLRARLADISGPHARAD; the protein is encoded by the coding sequence ATGGAGAGCCACTACGAGGTCCTCGGACTGTCACCGGCCGCCGACGAGCGGGCGGTTCGGCGAGCCTACCGGACCTTGTTAAAAGAACACCATCCGGACCAGGGTGGCTCTGCCGTTCGACGGCAGCGGCGAGTCCGGCGACCTCTACGACCGTCGTTGATCCGGAACAGCAAGACAAATACGGACCCTATCCTAATCCTCGATAATGGCAACCGCCGACGCGAAACGACGGCTCCGAGAGCGGCCGATGGGTGTCACGATCGTCCTGTCGATCGTCGGCTACGCGCTCGTCATCGGGACCTTCGTGCTCGACTTGCCGATATATCCGGACCTCACGCTCGAGCAGATTAA
- a CDS encoding DUF420 domain-containing protein has translation MGVTIVLSIVGYALVIGTFVLDLPIYPDLTLEQINLLTHAIAVINVAATVLLVAGWYWIRAGEVEKHRLAMIGAFALILLFLVVYLLRVGGGGDKIFDGPTLVRYAYLIMLAIHILLSIVAVPVVLYALILGLTHTPAELRETSHARVGRIAAASWVLSLVLGVVTYLLLNHIYSYEFGM, from the coding sequence ATGGGTGTCACGATCGTCCTGTCGATCGTCGGCTACGCGCTCGTCATCGGGACCTTCGTGCTCGACTTGCCGATATATCCGGACCTCACGCTCGAGCAGATTAACCTGCTGACCCACGCCATCGCCGTCATCAACGTGGCTGCGACGGTGTTGCTGGTCGCCGGCTGGTACTGGATCCGGGCCGGCGAGGTCGAGAAACATAGGCTAGCGATGATCGGCGCGTTCGCGTTGATCCTGTTGTTCCTGGTCGTCTACTTGCTCAGAGTTGGCGGCGGCGGGGACAAGATATTCGACGGACCGACGTTGGTCAGGTACGCCTATCTGATCATGCTCGCGATCCACATCCTGCTCTCGATCGTCGCTGTCCCGGTCGTGCTCTACGCGCTGATCCTTGGGCTGACGCACACACCCGCGGAGCTTCGAGAGACCTCTCACGCGAGAGTCGGGCGGATCGCCGCCGCTTCGTGGGTCCTGAGTCTCGTCCTCGGCGTCGTCACCTACCTGCTGCTCAATCACATCTACAGCTACGAGTTCGGGATGTGA
- a CDS encoding polymer-forming cytoskeletal protein, producing the protein MPRETTRRRILQVTGGTLVVGATASAVSAEDDDEDEADDDYSPLEADGEIDESWPIEDRDAVTVEEEIGDVETGDDVVVPEEFLLSGSVIAGGSVVLEHDAEVDGAVDAGEHVRLEDDAEAEDVAAGGHVALGPDAEVDGDIEAGGDVLLQEDAEVGGNVDADGDIVLEDDAEVDGDVTGQSVDVADSAEVDGDVDETG; encoded by the coding sequence ATGCCACGAGAGACGACCCGAAGACGAATTTTACAGGTAACGGGCGGAACACTCGTCGTCGGAGCGACGGCCAGCGCGGTGAGTGCAGAGGACGACGACGAAGACGAAGCCGATGACGACTACAGTCCGCTCGAGGCCGACGGCGAGATCGACGAGTCGTGGCCGATCGAGGACCGCGACGCTGTGACCGTCGAGGAGGAGATCGGAGACGTGGAGACGGGAGACGACGTCGTCGTCCCCGAGGAGTTCCTCCTCAGCGGAAGCGTTATCGCCGGCGGTTCGGTCGTCCTCGAGCACGACGCGGAGGTCGACGGCGCCGTCGACGCCGGCGAACACGTCCGCCTCGAAGACGACGCGGAAGCCGAAGACGTAGCCGCGGGCGGACACGTCGCCCTCGGTCCCGACGCGGAAGTCGACGGGGACATCGAAGCCGGCGGCGACGTCTTGCTTCAGGAGGACGCTGAAGTCGGCGGGAACGTCGACGCCGACGGGGACATCGTGCTCGAGGACGATGCCGAGGTCGACGGAGACGTCACCGGGCAGTCCGTCGATGTCGCCGACTCTGCGGAGGTCGACGGCGACGTGGACGAAACTGGATAG
- a CDS encoding pyridoxal phosphate-dependent aminotransferase, which yields MSMEFTDRLTRVEPSATLAISALATELENDGADVVDLSVGEPDFPTPRNIVDAGQDAMDAGHTGYTTSAGIIDLREAISEKLADDGLDHGPEEIIVTPGAKQALYEIVQALIQDGDEVALLDPAWVSYEAMVKMAGGDLTRVDLSDSDFQLEPALDDLEAAVSDDTELLIVNSPSNPTGAVYSDAALEGVRDLAVEHDITVISDEIYKEITYGVEPTSLGTLEGMADRTITVNGFSKAYSMTGWRLGYFAGPEDLIEQAGKLHSHSVSSAVNFVQHAGIEALENTDEAVAEMTEAFEERRELVVDLLEEHGVDVAVPDGAFYMMLPVDDDDQAWCEGAIEDAHVATVPGSAFGTPGYARISYAASEERLEEGIERLADEGYL from the coding sequence ATGTCTATGGAATTCACCGACCGCCTGACCCGAGTCGAACCGTCCGCAACGCTCGCCATCTCCGCGCTCGCCACCGAACTCGAGAACGACGGCGCCGACGTCGTCGACCTCTCCGTCGGCGAGCCTGACTTCCCGACGCCCCGGAACATCGTCGATGCCGGCCAGGACGCGATGGACGCCGGCCACACTGGCTACACCACCTCGGCGGGGATTATCGACCTGCGCGAGGCCATTTCCGAAAAGCTCGCCGACGACGGCCTCGATCACGGCCCCGAAGAGATCATCGTTACCCCCGGTGCGAAGCAGGCCCTCTACGAGATCGTTCAGGCCCTGATCCAGGACGGCGACGAGGTTGCCCTGCTCGATCCCGCCTGGGTCTCCTACGAGGCGATGGTCAAGATGGCCGGCGGCGACCTGACCCGCGTCGATCTCTCCGATTCGGACTTCCAACTCGAGCCCGCACTCGACGACCTCGAGGCCGCAGTGTCGGACGACACCGAACTGTTGATCGTCAACTCGCCGTCGAACCCGACCGGCGCAGTCTACTCCGACGCCGCGCTCGAGGGTGTCCGCGACCTCGCCGTCGAACACGACATCACCGTCATCTCCGACGAGATTTACAAGGAGATCACCTACGGCGTCGAACCGACGAGCCTCGGCACGCTCGAGGGAATGGCCGACCGCACGATCACTGTCAACGGCTTCTCGAAGGCCTACTCGATGACCGGCTGGCGTCTGGGCTACTTCGCCGGCCCCGAGGACCTCATCGAACAGGCTGGAAAGCTCCACAGCCACTCCGTCTCCTCGGCCGTGAACTTCGTCCAGCACGCCGGGATTGAAGCGCTCGAGAACACCGACGAGGCCGTCGCGGAGATGACCGAAGCGTTCGAGGAGCGCCGCGAGCTGGTCGTCGATCTGCTCGAGGAACACGGCGTCGATGTCGCCGTTCCCGACGGTGCGTTTTACATGATGCTGCCCGTCGACGACGACGATCAGGCCTGGTGTGAGGGTGCGATCGAGGACGCTCACGTCGCCACCGTCCCCGGCAGTGCGTTCGGGACGCCCGGCTACGCGCGGATCTCCTACGCCGCGAGCGAGGAGCGACTCGAGGAAGGAATCGAGCGACTAGCCGACGAGGGCTACCTGTAA
- the ribH gene encoding 6,7-dimethyl-8-ribityllumazine synthase, with product MTTLGLVVAEFNRPITEQMEQEALEAAQSAGAEVYETVTVPGVYDAPLAADRLARLETVDAVAVVGTVITGDTDHDQVITDAAAQRLADVSLDRDTPVTLGVTGPGMSAAESRERIENAAKAVDGALDLVDELPDPDGPADSA from the coding sequence ATGACCACGCTCGGACTGGTGGTCGCGGAGTTCAACCGTCCGATCACCGAGCAGATGGAGCAGGAGGCACTCGAGGCAGCCCAATCCGCGGGTGCCGAGGTGTACGAGACGGTCACCGTTCCGGGCGTGTATGACGCGCCCCTCGCGGCGGACCGACTCGCCCGCCTCGAGACCGTCGACGCCGTCGCCGTCGTCGGGACCGTCATCACCGGCGATACCGATCACGATCAGGTGATCACGGACGCGGCCGCCCAGCGGCTCGCCGACGTGAGCCTCGACCGTGACACTCCGGTGACACTCGGCGTGACGGGTCCCGGTATGTCCGCCGCCGAATCCCGCGAACGCATCGAGAACGCGGCGAAAGCCGTCGACGGCGCGCTCGATCTCGTGGACGAACTTCCCGACCCCGACGGACCAGCAGATTCAGCGTAA
- a CDS encoding AIR carboxylase family protein gives MSDSVADLIDRLHREAEQDRPTEETPDVGIVMGSDSDLEVMMTGGERRGAYDAFVDELGFAEQTDFENPPEERFTFETYVTSAHRTPDLMTAYAETAEDRGLEVIIAGAGGKSADLPNMTASIAYPLPVIGVPVQEKSVDSVIGMPTGAPLVAVDAGKSFNAALSAAQILARQSDEVRDRLVAYHEGLREGVGTVSRALHDEGTVDFSNR, from the coding sequence ATGAGCGACAGCGTTGCCGATCTGATCGACCGGTTACACCGCGAGGCCGAGCAGGACCGTCCGACCGAAGAGACCCCCGACGTCGGCATCGTCATGGGGAGCGACTCGGATCTCGAGGTGATGATGACCGGGGGCGAACGCCGCGGAGCCTACGACGCGTTCGTCGACGAACTCGGCTTCGCCGAGCAGACCGACTTCGAGAACCCGCCCGAGGAACGGTTTACCTTCGAAACGTACGTCACCTCCGCCCACCGCACCCCGGACTTAATGACGGCTTACGCCGAGACGGCCGAGGATCGCGGCCTCGAGGTAATCATCGCCGGCGCGGGCGGCAAATCCGCGGACCTGCCGAACATGACCGCCTCGATCGCGTATCCGTTGCCCGTCATTGGCGTTCCGGTTCAGGAAAAGTCCGTCGACAGCGTCATCGGGATGCCCACCGGCGCGCCGCTCGTGGCGGTCGACGCCGGGAAATCGTTCAACGCGGCGCTCTCGGCGGCACAGATTCTTGCGCGCCAGTCCGACGAGGTTCGCGACCGACTCGTCGCCTACCACGAAGGGCTCCGCGAGGGGGTCGGAACGGTCTCTCGAGCGCTACACGACGAGGGAACGGTCGACTTTTCGAACCGGTAA
- a CDS encoding NADH-quinone oxidoreductase subunit A translates to MNDWIAIGMLAVVGLSIPLGMMVVSYLIRPSVPETSKRATYESGEIPTGGTRIRFNIQYYMVALLFVVFDIETVLLFPWAVVYQDALASPEYGLLEALGPMLLFVAILMVGLAWAWRTGAVQWAQTRTQAASDTDRQ, encoded by the coding sequence ATGAACGACTGGATCGCTATCGGGATGCTGGCGGTCGTGGGGTTGTCGATACCACTCGGTATGATGGTGGTGTCCTACCTTATTCGGCCGTCGGTTCCCGAAACGAGTAAACGTGCCACCTACGAGAGTGGCGAGATCCCGACCGGCGGAACGCGCATCCGCTTTAACATTCAGTACTACATGGTCGCGCTTCTGTTCGTGGTCTTCGATATCGAGACCGTCCTCCTGTTTCCGTGGGCGGTCGTCTATCAGGATGCGCTGGCCTCGCCGGAGTACGGGCTTCTCGAAGCGCTCGGCCCGATGTTGCTGTTCGTCGCCATCCTCATGGTTGGACTCGCGTGGGCGTGGCGCACTGGCGCAGTACAATGGGCACAGACACGAACGCAAGCAGCGTCCGACACTGACCGACAATGA
- a CDS encoding NADH-quinone oxidoreductase subunit B has translation MSSDNPRQSIYDSTAPSTDTRDSRIGEGPDDRFNSKLREAFGSTPFILTKFDKFMNWVRGNSMFMLQFGIACCSIEMIHTYAIKHDLDRFGAGVPRASPRQADVMIVPGTIVSKFGPRMKRVYDQMPEPKFVVGMGSCTISGGPFQEGYNVVKGAEEIIPIDIHVPGCPPRPEALVYGVAKLQERIRNGESSPVVVKPYELEQFGDLEKDELVQKLASEIDEDDLVMRYNWADSP, from the coding sequence ATGAGTAGTGACAATCCACGGCAATCGATCTACGACAGCACCGCACCGTCGACGGACACCCGCGACTCGCGGATCGGCGAGGGTCCCGACGACCGGTTCAACTCCAAACTGCGGGAGGCGTTCGGTTCGACGCCGTTCATCCTCACGAAGTTCGACAAGTTCATGAACTGGGTGCGGGGGAACTCGATGTTCATGCTGCAGTTCGGGATCGCCTGTTGCAGCATCGAGATGATCCATACGTACGCGATCAAACACGACCTCGATCGCTTCGGTGCCGGGGTTCCTCGCGCCTCGCCGCGACAGGCCGACGTGATGATCGTCCCCGGAACGATCGTCTCGAAGTTCGGTCCCCGCATGAAGCGCGTCTACGACCAGATGCCCGAACCCAAGTTCGTCGTCGGGATGGGGTCGTGTACGATCTCCGGCGGCCCGTTCCAGGAGGGGTACAACGTCGTCAAGGGTGCCGAAGAGATCATCCCGATCGACATCCACGTCCCCGGCTGTCCGCCGCGGCCGGAGGCGCTGGTCTACGGCGTCGCCAAACTCCAAGAACGGATTCGGAACGGAGAGTCCTCGCCCGTCGTCGTCAAACCCTACGAACTCGAGCAGTTCGGCGACTTAGAGAAAGACGAACTCGTCCAGAAACTCGCGAGCGAGATCGACGAGGACGACCTCGTCATGCGCTACAACTGGGCTGATTCGCCATGA